A genomic window from Carassius auratus strain Wakin unplaced genomic scaffold, ASM336829v1 scaf_tig00020493, whole genome shotgun sequence includes:
- the LOC113076466 gene encoding 5'-nucleotidase domain-containing protein 2-like encodes MACKKLGSLSNAIWKRSSSCTVSMCAGFNIPALACGSFASAGATMNGQNCCKDRHNCGPTKIPPANHNPVAAAVTSHRHQFVGKNRGEESLTKSGRAFSSTAPQINNKTYLWARYNEMKRLVHDLIPPGVCNLLNPSTIYANNEVNLEEVDIYGFDYDYTLALYSSALDEMIYNKAREFLVQHYKYPEEISKYDYIPNFATRGLHYDIQKGLLMKIDAFHYIQLGTVYRGLKPVPDDEVMELYGGSNHVPLHQVSGFYGKGPKMKQFMDVFSIPEMTLLAAANDYFISNDIEYDPEHLYKDVSDAIGMVHIKGYMYKWIMQDLEKYILRGDETYAVLHRLASQGKKLFLITNSPFSFVDKGMKYMVGKEWRDFFDVVIVQADKPHFFNDCIKPFRRLDSNGDLQWDRIKSLDKGQIYKQGNLVDFLKLTGWSGSKVFYFGDHLYSDLADLMLRHGWRTGAIVPELEVETKVVNTEQYAQGLTWLQALTGLLERMQMYRDPESKKVLQEWLKEREELRAVTKNLFNPHFGSIFRTCHNPTYFSRRLCRFSDLYMASISCLLNYDLSYTFYPRRTPLQHEAPLWMDQLCTGCMKTPFLEEMAHIR; translated from the exons ATGGCTTGCAAAAAATTAGGCAGTTTAAGTAACGCAATATGGAAAAGAAGCTCTAGTTGCACCGTTTCGATGTGCGCAGGATTTAATATTCCTGCTTTAGCTTGTGGAAGCTTCGCCTCGGCTGGTGCAACAATGAACGGACAGAACTGCTGCAAAGATAGGCACAACTGTGGGCCGACGAAAATTCCACCAGCTAACCATAACCCTGTTGCAGCAGCAGTCActtcacacagacatcagttcgtTGGCAAAAATAGAGGCGAAGAATCTCTTACCAAATCTGGCAGGGCTTTCTCATCCACGGCCCCGCAGATCAACAACAAAACGTACTTGTGGGCGAGATACAATGAGATGAAACGGCTCGTGCACG ATTTGATTCCTCCTGGGGTGTGCAATCTTTTGAACCCTTCCACCATCTATGCCAACAATGAGGTGAATCTGGAAGAGGTGGACATCTACGGCTTTGACTATGATTACACGCTCGCGCTCTATTCCAGCGCGCTGGACGAGATGATATACAACAAGGCGCGAGAGTTTCTCGTTCAGCACTACAAG TATCCTGAGGAAATCAGTAAATACGACTACATTCCCAACTTTGCGACTCGGGGACTTCATTACGACATCCAAAAG GGACTACTGATGAAAATCGACGCCTTCCATTATATTCAGTTGGGCACTGTTTATAG GGGTCTGAAGCCTGtccctgatgatgaggtcatggaACTTTATGGAGGTTCAAATCATGTTCCCCTCCACCAAGTCAGTGGATTTTACGGCAAG GGTCCCAAAATGAAGCAGTTTATGGATGTGTTCTCCATCCCCGAAATGACTCTCTTGGCAGCTGCGAACGATTACTTCATCTCAAATGACATCGAGTACGACCCAGAGCATCTCTACAAAGATGTCTCG GATGCAATTGGAATGGTGCACATCAAAGGTTACATGTACAAATGGATCATGCAAGATCTTG AGAAATACATTCTCAGAGGAGACGAGACATATGCTGTGTTGCACCGGCTGGCCAGTCAAGGAAAGAAGCTTTTCCTAATTACCAACAGCCCCTTCAGCTTTGT tgataaaggcatgaaGTACATGGTTGGAAAGGAGTGGAGGGACTTCTTTGACGTTGTCATTGTTCAAGCTGACAAAcctcatttttttaatgactgcaTAAA ACCATTTAGGCGTTTGGACAGCAATGGAGACTTGCAGTGGGACAGAATCAAGAGTTTGGATAAGGGACAGATCTATAAACAG ggaAACCTTGTGGATTTTCTGAAGCTTACAGGATGGAGCGGATCCAAGGTGTTCTATTTTGGAGATCATCTTTACAGTGACTTGGCA GACCTGATGTTGCGTCATGGGTGGAGGACAGGAGCGATCGTGCCTGAACTTGAGGTGGAGACAAAGGTGGTGAACACAGAGCAGTACGCTCAAGGTCTCACGTGGTTGCAGGCGCTCACCGGCCTGCTGGAGCGCATGCAG ATGTATCGGGATCCAGAGTCCAAGAAGGTTCTGCAGGAGTggttgaaagagagagaggagctaCG GGCAGTGACCAAGAACCTCTTCAACCCTCACTTTGGTAGCATATTCCGTACCTGCCACAACCCCACCTACTTTTCCCGCCGCCTGTGCCGTTTCTCAGACCTCTACATGGCCTCTATCAGCTGCCTGCTGAACTACGACCTCTCATACACCTTTTACCCTCGCCGAACGCCCCTGCAGCACGAAGCCCCCCTCTGGATGGACCAGCTCTGCACTGGCTGCATGAAGACGCCCTTCTTAGAGGAGATGGCCCACATTCGTTAA